TTTTTCTATTTCCTGCATAAGATCTTGTGTCGAAATATTTTTCGCTACGATAGAAACTTTCATTGTTTGTGAATCGGCTTCCGTTGCGAATACTCCGGATACAAGAATAAATAGATACACAAAAGCTAATTTCATACTACGCAAAATATGTTTAAAATGTGGTTTAAGTGGAATAAAAGAATCTCTTAACAAAATATTTTTCATACTTTTGTCAATTTGTTAGTTAATACTTAGATGTTTAAGGAAAGCAGTCAGGTATTGACTTACTTTAGACCGGAAAGTGCTCCAACACTTTCCGGTTTTCGTTTTTTCATGTCTTCTATTTCATAGGCGAATTATTTTTGTGATTAATTATTTAATTGTAATTAGATTTAAGTCGTTATCCTTGATATAACTAAATCTATGTCTTAACTGAAGCACTTTAAGTACATGTTCTACACCGTCTTTTGTCCGGAATTTTCCAGAATAACGGTTGTTGAGTAATTCTTTATTTTGTACATCTATTTTTATGTCGTAATATAATTCCAGTTTTTTTATCATTTTGCCAACTGGTTCATCGAAAAAGCAGATCAACCCTTCTTTCCACAGGAAATAAGACTGGTGTTCGATTATTCCTGTTTTTAATTCTCCGTTCTTTTCGTAAGTACGTGTGTTGGGTTTTAGGTGAACTTTTGAACATGTTGCTGGCGAGGATACTTCAACTGCTCCTTTTAGTAAGGCGGTTTCAAAGTCTGGTGAACCGGAATAAGCGGTTACATTGAATTCCGTACCAAGTACCTTGATGTCGTATTTTTCTGTTTGTACAAAAAATGGCTTTTTTGTATCTTTTGTTACATTAAAATAACCCTCACCGTCTAAAGTTACATTACGGGTATTAGCTGTGAATTTATTGGGGAATGTAAATGTTGTTTTAGCATTCAGCCAGACTCTGGTTCCGTCGGTTAACGTAAGTTCTGCACGTTGGCCGGGTGGAACGAAAATTGTCTGCATAATAGCTGGATCTGAATTGTCTTTGTTTATCATAAATGAATAAAGTACGGTAAAGGCTAGAATGAAGATGGCTGCTATTTTCGAAAGTTCGGTAGCTATTGTTCGAAATGTCCATCGCTTTTGTTTTGTTGCCAAAGGGACTGTCCCTTTGGCAACAGGAATCGATTCCTGTTGCCAGATAGATATATCGTATAATTTTCGCTGTGCAAGAAACTCTTTCATATTTTTCTTGTCAGCATCCAGCCAGCGGGCAACTTCTTCTTTTTCTGAGAGGGTTGCATCACCTGCTATATATCTATGTAGTATATCCAGATCCATTTTTTCTTTTCAATGTTTTGAAGCATGTATTGTGCCTCGTTATTATTAAAACGATTCATCTTTTGATAACCCTAGTGGAATATGAAAAATTAATGGAAAAAAAAGAAGAAATAGAAGAGAGGCAGGTAATCCCTCAGATTCTCCCGCAGTGGTTTTAAAGCTTTTGTGATGTGATACTCAACACCTTTGACAGTGATTTCCAGTTCTTCTGCTATCTCTTTGTTTGTTTTATTTTCGAAGCGGCTCATTTCAAAAACACGACGGGTTTGTTCCGGCAGGAGAGCTAAGGTAGTGGTGATGATCTGCTGTACTTCTGCAGAGAATATATCTTCCGGGTTACAAGCCTCCAAGGTAGAAATGCGGATATCCAGTTCCCTTTGTTTCATATCCGTTAAGGTGCTGATCGCTTCCGTTTTAATCGCTTCATGTTTCAGGTGGTCGAGCGATTTATTTTTCAATGTGGTTAAGAGTAAGGCTTCGATATGTTCAATCTCCTTCTCTTTTAGTATCTCCCATAATTTTATCAGAACGTCCGACACAATGTCTTCGGCAATACATTCGTCATGCACATACGATTTAGTGAACAGAAAGGATTTTCTGTAGAATTTGGTGTATAACGTATTGAAATTGTGTATCTCAGTCCCGATCATTTCCTTTCTTTGTTTTCAATGCTAGTCGCAATGGAGCAAATGTAAGGAAAATATACAGAATGTGAATCTTTTTGTGTAAAAAGCTGAATGTTTACATTTCAAAATAAAAAGTGTTTCACCCTAATGGAACAAGTGTTTCATCTAGGAGAAACAACTGTTCCATTAGGGTGAAACACTTTTTCGGATAGTATAAATGAAACCGGCCCCGGCAAGGTTTATAGTCAAATAAAAGAGTGTTGTCGGCGATAAGTTGAGAGGGAATATGCGTCCTGTTGAGTGCAGGGCGCGGTATTCGGGGCCGGCTCATTACTACTATTTTAGTATTAATTAAATGTATACGTAACTCTCACGAGTTAGTTCGTTAATTCTTTTTTGAAGGACTGACCGCTGTCAGCTCCCGGATGGTCGGATCGGTGTAGTGGCCGGTGGCAAGAAGTATGGAACGACTTGCCACGG
This is a stretch of genomic DNA from Parabacteroides chongii. It encodes these proteins:
- a CDS encoding FecR family protein yields the protein MDLDILHRYIAGDATLSEKEEVARWLDADKKNMKEFLAQRKLYDISIWQQESIPVAKGTVPLATKQKRWTFRTIATELSKIAAIFILAFTVLYSFMINKDNSDPAIMQTIFVPPGQRAELTLTDGTRVWLNAKTTFTFPNKFTANTRNVTLDGEGYFNVTKDTKKPFFVQTEKYDIKVLGTEFNVTAYSGSPDFETALLKGAVEVSSPATCSKVHLKPNTRTYEKNGELKTGIIEHQSYFLWKEGLICFFDEPVGKMIKKLELYYDIKIDVQNKELLNNRYSGKFRTKDGVEHVLKVLQLRHRFSYIKDNDLNLITIK
- a CDS encoding RNA polymerase sigma-70 factor, producing the protein MIGTEIHNFNTLYTKFYRKSFLFTKSYVHDECIAEDIVSDVLIKLWEILKEKEIEHIEALLLTTLKNKSLDHLKHEAIKTEAISTLTDMKQRELDIRISTLEACNPEDIFSAEVQQIITTTLALLPEQTRRVFEMSRFENKTNKEIAEELEITVKGVEYHITKALKPLRENLRDYLPLFYFFFFFH